A genomic region of Janthinobacterium lividum contains the following coding sequences:
- a CDS encoding caspase family protein — protein sequence MHRLIPLFLSLIFLLCGNVVQAAVGTAASGSGKRIALVIGNAAYPQPLLNPVNDARAMAERLRRLGFEVLLRTDINAAQLQKASAEFSTQARGADIALVFYAGHGAQAGEANYVLPLGANMNALSAAAIAAQGVSVSSLAGDLQRTGARGAVLILDACRQEYTRGGAAVVPGGGNAASHGFADTQAPRGVVIAYSAGPGALARDFWSPDSRNSPYTSALLDALDAPGLSMGDVFSQVAARVAAMTHDVQKPRVSFGETSARLVLNMGSGKGVSPPAPGVLASGNNGMRAPAPTVEKPAASGAKVWPGNVLQDINYEIRMQIAARPFPRQQLEKRARGGDLVALTALGYGIGGGDAGIKQPKAGMQWLEKAAAKDFPIAQTYLAELLMVKGDPASLKRAGVLLDAASQAGYTAAHAYKFDLARRTGAPPQDAARHLQDAFMGLMKDYQGAAKDLMQPPKK from the coding sequence ATGCATCGCCTGATTCCCCTGTTTTTGAGCCTCATCTTTTTACTCTGCGGCAATGTCGTGCAAGCGGCCGTGGGGACCGCCGCCAGCGGTTCCGGCAAGCGCATCGCCCTGGTGATCGGCAACGCTGCCTATCCGCAACCCTTGCTGAACCCCGTGAACGATGCACGCGCCATGGCCGAGCGCTTGCGCCGCCTGGGCTTTGAAGTGCTGTTGCGCACGGACATCAATGCGGCACAGCTGCAAAAGGCCTCGGCCGAGTTTTCCACACAGGCGCGCGGCGCCGATATCGCCCTCGTGTTTTACGCGGGCCACGGCGCGCAGGCGGGCGAAGCCAATTATGTGCTGCCGCTGGGCGCGAACATGAATGCGCTCAGTGCGGCCGCCATTGCCGCGCAGGGCGTGTCCGTTTCCAGCCTGGCGGGCGACTTGCAGCGCACGGGCGCGCGCGGCGCCGTGCTGATCCTTGACGCTTGCCGCCAGGAATATACGCGCGGCGGCGCCGCAGTGGTTCCCGGCGGCGGCAATGCGGCCAGCCATGGCTTTGCCGACACGCAAGCGCCACGCGGCGTGGTGATCGCCTATTCAGCCGGTCCCGGTGCCCTGGCGCGCGATTTCTGGTCGCCTGATTCGCGCAACAGTCCCTATACGAGCGCCCTGCTCGACGCGCTCGACGCACCGGGCCTGTCCATGGGCGACGTATTTTCGCAAGTGGCGGCACGCGTCGCCGCCATGACGCACGACGTGCAAAAGCCCCGCGTGTCGTTTGGCGAAACGTCGGCACGGCTGGTACTGAACATGGGCAGCGGCAAGGGCGTCAGCCCGCCGGCGCCGGGCGTACTGGCATCGGGCAACAACGGCATGCGGGCGCCTGCCCCGACGGTGGAGAAGCCTGCCGCATCCGGTGCCAAGGTGTGGCCAGGCAACGTGCTGCAAGACATCAACTATGAAATCCGCATGCAGATCGCGGCCCGTCCGTTTCCCCGCCAGCAACTGGAAAAGCGCGCGCGCGGCGGGGACCTGGTGGCGCTGACGGCCCTCGGCTATGGCATCGGCGGCGGCGACGCGGGCATCAAACAGCCGAAGGCGGGCATGCAGTGGCTGGAAAAAGCCGCCGCGAAAGACTTTCCCATCGCCCAGACCTATCTGGCGGAATTGCTGATGGTCAAAGGTGACCCAGCCTCGCTGAAACGGGCGGGCGTGCTGCTGGACGCCGCCTCGCAGGCCGGCTACACGGCCGCGCACGCGTATAAATTCGACCTGGCGCGGCGCACGGGCGCGCCGCCGCAGGATGCTGCCCGGCATTTGCAGGACGCCTTCATGGGCTTGATGAAGGATTACCAGGGCGCCGCCAAGGACCTGATGCAGCCGCCGAAAAAATAA